One genomic window of Clostridium taeniosporum includes the following:
- a CDS encoding dipeptidase translates to MNFIDLHCDTASKIYYDKLRLKNNVCKVNIDKLKKGEALGQVFAFFIDQDITKTPFEEFLKLYNNFKKELYNNLSEIEIVTNIKQLEVCNKNNKIGAFLSIEEGEVIEGSIEKLREVYKLEIRIITLTWNYENKLGFPNANYIFKENGLTTLGKELLGEIENLGIIPDASHLSDGGFYDLVKLCKKPFIASHSNARQVTNHPRNLTDEMIKLLSDKGGVMGINFCSSFLGNKEISCIDDILAHIKHIRNVGGIDVIAFGSDFDGIDNEVEIENCSEFYKLYDALKKNGFTEYEIEKIFYKNVKRVFSDVLK, encoded by the coding sequence ATGAATTTTATTGACTTACATTGTGATACTGCAAGTAAAATATACTATGATAAATTAAGATTAAAAAATAATGTTTGCAAGGTTAATATAGACAAATTGAAAAAAGGAGAAGCATTAGGGCAAGTATTTGCTTTTTTTATAGATCAAGACATAACAAAGACTCCTTTTGAAGAATTTCTAAAGCTTTATAATAATTTTAAGAAAGAGCTTTATAATAATTTAAGTGAAATAGAGATTGTAACTAATATAAAACAATTAGAAGTATGCAATAAAAATAATAAAATAGGTGCGTTTTTATCAATAGAAGAAGGGGAGGTGATAGAAGGTAGTATTGAAAAATTAAGAGAAGTTTATAAATTAGAAATCAGAATAATTACTCTTACTTGGAATTATGAAAATAAATTAGGATTTCCAAATGCAAATTATATTTTTAAGGAGAATGGCTTAACTACATTAGGAAAAGAGTTATTAGGAGAAATAGAAAATTTGGGAATTATACCAGATGCGTCACATTTATCTGATGGTGGATTTTATGATTTAGTTAAATTGTGTAAAAAACCTTTTATAGCATCACATTCTAATGCACGACAAGTAACTAATCATCCTAGAAATCTTACTGATGAAATGATTAAATTATTATCAGACAAAGGTGGAGTAATGGGAATAAATTTTTGTTCTAGCTTTTTAGGAAATAAGGAAATATCATGTATAGACGATATATTAGCACATATAAAACATATAAGAAATGTTGGTGGAATTGATGTTATAGCCTTTGGAAGTGATTTTGATGGAATAGATAATGAAGTTGAAATAGAAAATTGTTCAGAGTTTTATAAATTATATGATGCTCTTAAGAAAAATGGATTTACAGAGTATGAGATAGAAAAAATATTTTATAAAAATGTTAAGAGGGTTTTTAGTGATGTGTTAAAATAA
- a CDS encoding CPBP family intramembrane glutamic endopeptidase: MISKLRISGVILLTIVICYSGLFMAKKFGITEGIITNIILYGSMLISTFIFLKIIDKKSFESIGLRSQKGLKKYCIALAIIAIIPIGISFLFNGTINFKKMFPLELIKIALFNFMVGFSEEFFVRGYIYSAINNEKLKIPLSAALFSLLHIISPEFNFMLFILLFLIGIFFALAFYFIKNLWPLIIFHSVWNIFTNITDSYQNILISLTTYIIMIGVIIILNKKDFIIKSL; this comes from the coding sequence GTGATTAGTAAATTAAGAATTTCAGGAGTTATATTACTAACAATAGTTATTTGTTACTCAGGATTGTTTATGGCAAAAAAATTTGGAATAACTGAAGGGATAATTACAAATATAATATTATATGGTTCTATGCTTATAAGCACATTTATATTTTTAAAAATAATAGATAAAAAAAGTTTTGAAAGTATAGGTTTAAGAAGCCAAAAAGGATTAAAAAAATATTGTATAGCATTAGCTATTATTGCAATAATACCTATAGGAATTAGTTTTTTATTTAATGGTACAATTAATTTTAAGAAAATGTTTCCTTTAGAACTAATAAAAATTGCTTTATTTAACTTTATGGTAGGTTTTTCAGAAGAGTTTTTTGTTAGGGGATATATATATTCAGCTATAAATAATGAAAAGTTAAAAATTCCACTTTCAGCAGCATTATTTTCATTACTTCATATAATAAGTCCTGAGTTTAATTTTATGTTATTTATACTTTTATTTTTAATAGGAATTTTTTTTGCATTAGCCTTTTATTTTATTAAAAATTTATGGCCATTAATAATTTTTCATTCAGTTTGGAATATTTTCACCAATATAACAGATTCTTATCAAAATATATTAATATCATTAACAACATATATTATTATGATAGGTGTAATAATAATTTTGAATAAAAAAGATTTTATTATAAAATCTCTTTAG
- a CDS encoding ASCH domain-containing protein, translating into MSNEHSSVKKMWRDYLNLIGEDEGITNLKYNLWSFGDNEILANELVELVIKGEKTATTSLYYLYEVENEELPKKGQLNIITDFHGSAKCITKTKSVNVLPFCGVKAEFAFKEGEGDKSLEYWKTGHIDFFNRSLQKYTKEFSEDMMVVCEEFEVIYN; encoded by the coding sequence ATGAGTAATGAACACAGTAGTGTTAAGAAAATGTGGAGAGATTATTTAAATTTAATTGGAGAAGATGAGGGTATTACAAATTTAAAATATAATTTATGGAGTTTCGGTGACAATGAAATTTTAGCTAATGAATTGGTAGAATTGGTTATAAAAGGAGAAAAAACGGCTACTACATCACTTTATTATTTATATGAAGTAGAAAATGAGGAGTTACCTAAAAAAGGACAATTAAATATTATTACAGATTTTCATGGTAGTGCAAAGTGTATAACAAAGACTAAATCTGTTAATGTATTACCTTTTTGTGGTGTTAAAGCTGAGTTTGCTTTTAAGGAAGGGGAAGGAGATAAATCTTTAGAATATTGGAAAACAGGACATATAGATTTTTTTAATAGAAGTTTGCAAAAATATACTAAAGAATTTTCAGAAGATATGATGGTAGTATGTGAAGAATTTGAAGTGATTTATAATTAA
- the glyA gene encoding serine hydroxymethyltransferase, translating into MNFEHISREDNEIYALIEKELERQQNGIELIASENVASEAVMEAMGSYLTNKYAEGYPGKRYYGGCHVVDGVEEIARERAKKLFGAEHANVQPHSGSQANMAVYFTVLEHGDTVLGMNLSHGGHLTHGSPVNFSGKLFNFVSYGVDKETEEINYDTVRELAIKHKPKLIVAGASAYSRVINFEKFRQIADEVGAYLMVDMAHIAGLVAAGLHPSPVPYADFVTSTTHKTLRGPRGGLILCKEEYAKNLDKNIFPGMQGGPLMHIIAAKAVCFKEALDPSFKEYMIKVVENCKELGEQLVKRGFKLVSNGTDNHLILVDLNNKDITGKDAEKLLDEVGITLNKNTVPNETRSPFVTSGVRIGTAAITTRGFAKEDMEEIADIINETIVNRDKDLAPYKQRVETLCKKYPLYK; encoded by the coding sequence ATGAACTTTGAACACATAAGCAGAGAAGATAATGAAATTTATGCTTTAATTGAAAAGGAATTAGAAAGACAACAAAATGGAATTGAGCTAATAGCTTCAGAAAATGTCGCAAGTGAAGCAGTAATGGAGGCTATGGGTTCCTATTTAACAAATAAATATGCTGAAGGATATCCAGGAAAAAGATATTATGGAGGATGTCACGTAGTAGATGGTGTTGAAGAAATAGCACGTGAGAGAGCTAAGAAATTATTTGGAGCAGAGCATGCAAATGTTCAACCACATTCTGGTTCACAAGCCAATATGGCTGTTTATTTTACAGTATTAGAACATGGTGACACTGTATTAGGTATGAATTTAAGCCATGGAGGTCATTTAACTCATGGTTCACCAGTTAATTTCTCAGGAAAATTATTTAACTTTGTATCATATGGAGTAGATAAAGAAACAGAAGAAATAAATTACGATACGGTAAGAGAATTAGCTATAAAACATAAACCTAAGCTAATAGTTGCAGGTGCAAGTGCATATTCAAGAGTAATAAATTTTGAAAAGTTTAGACAAATTGCTGATGAAGTTGGAGCATATTTAATGGTTGATATGGCTCATATTGCTGGTCTTGTAGCAGCAGGATTACATCCATCACCAGTACCATATGCAGATTTTGTTACATCTACAACTCACAAAACATTAAGAGGACCAAGAGGTGGATTAATACTTTGTAAAGAAGAGTATGCTAAAAATTTAGATAAAAACATATTCCCAGGAATGCAAGGTGGTCCATTAATGCATATTATAGCAGCAAAAGCAGTATGTTTTAAAGAAGCTTTAGATCCAAGTTTCAAAGAATATATGATAAAAGTTGTTGAAAACTGTAAAGAATTAGGAGAACAACTAGTTAAGAGAGGTTTTAAATTAGTATCTAATGGAACTGATAATCATTTAATTCTTGTAGATTTAAATAATAAAGATATTACAGGAAAAGATGCTGAAAAATTATTAGATGAAGTTGGAATAACTCTTAATAAAAATACTGTACCAAATGAAACTAGGAGTCCTTTTGTAACTTCAGGAGTTAGAATAGGTACAGCAGCTATTACAACTAGAGGATTTGCAAAAGAAGATATGGAAGAAATAGCAGATATAATCAATGAAACTATTGTTAATAGAGACAAAGATTTAGCACCGTATAAGCAAAGAGTAGAAACTTTATGCAAAAAGTATCCTTTATATAAATAG
- a CDS encoding sensor histidine kinase: MFNKNLTDLTGNLNKLLIFEEKSRIQSARQEKKIKEMITNISHDLRTPLTAVKGYMELLVRNLQEEKQKKTAETIIKHIDQLNKLINCFFELSYLEISDDNIELSKVNLTNTLCNSIVNYIYEFEKKDIKVEINTEQPLYVVGNEEMIKRIIENLIKNCLVHSYGNVKVNISEEDENIVLSFANKVKETEKIDTDNLFDKFYVADKSRNKITTGLGLSIVKKLCEKMNGSVKAMLNGSILDIKVILLKSDK, translated from the coding sequence ATGTTCAATAAAAATTTAACTGATCTTACTGGAAATTTAAATAAGCTACTAATTTTTGAAGAAAAATCAAGAATTCAGAGTGCTCGTCAGGAAAAAAAGATTAAAGAAATGATTACTAATATATCTCATGATTTAAGAACTCCACTTACTGCTGTCAAAGGATATATGGAACTCTTAGTTAGGAATTTACAAGAAGAAAAACAAAAGAAAACTGCTGAAACTATAATAAAACATATAGATCAATTGAACAAGCTTATAAATTGTTTTTTCGAACTTTCGTACCTTGAAATATCTGATGATAATATTGAACTTTCTAAAGTTAATTTAACCAATACTTTATGTAATAGTATTGTGAATTATATATATGAATTTGAAAAGAAAGATATAAAGGTTGAAATAAATACTGAACAGCCTCTTTATGTTGTTGGGAATGAAGAAATGATAAAACGTATAATTGAAAATCTTATAAAGAACTGCTTAGTTCATTCGTATGGAAATGTAAAAGTTAATATTAGTGAAGAAGATGAAAATATAGTATTATCATTTGCAAATAAAGTGAAAGAAACAGAAAAAATAGATACGGATAATTTATTTGATAAATTTTATGTGGCTGATAAGTCTAGAAATAAAATAACAACTGGACTTGGATTGTCTATAGTAAAAAAACTTTGTGAGAAAATGAATGGTAGTGTTAAAGCTATGCTTAATGGAAGTATATTGGATATCAAGGTTATATTATTAAAATCAGATAAATGA
- a CDS encoding metallophosphoesterase: MISKFIERISKESPALEFDKDSKIVFISDMHRGDGGNADSLRPNKNIYKAALGYYLKDGFTLVEIGDGDELWKNKNCVDIAYNYKDIFKILNKFNAKKRLYLLYGNHDMIKSKPKFIPKQEKLLAQIGYGFGKELIHLYNNIKFHEGLILRYTPMKKDILVFHGHQVDLMNCELWKVSRFLVRYVWRILEGFAGFKAPVSPANNYGKGSKIDEILERTARKEKRMLICGHTHNDVFPEAGKGLYFNDGCCVFPSSITTIEIANAEIYLIKWSVEVDDKNSLYIKRSIIGGPEKIEKYLDYAKRL, translated from the coding sequence ATGATTAGTAAGTTTATTGAGAGAATATCAAAAGAAAGTCCAGCACTAGAATTTGATAAAGATTCAAAAATAGTATTTATAAGTGATATGCATAGAGGTGATGGGGGAAATGCAGATTCATTAAGACCTAATAAAAATATATATAAAGCAGCTCTTGGATACTATTTAAAAGATGGTTTTACTTTAGTTGAGATAGGAGATGGGGATGAGTTATGGAAGAATAAAAATTGCGTAGATATAGCTTATAATTATAAAGATATATTTAAAATATTAAATAAATTTAATGCAAAAAAAAGGTTATATTTGCTTTATGGTAATCATGATATGATAAAATCTAAACCGAAATTCATACCTAAGCAAGAAAAACTCCTTGCTCAAATAGGATATGGATTTGGTAAAGAATTAATACATCTTTATAATAATATAAAGTTTCATGAAGGACTTATTTTAAGATATACTCCTATGAAGAAAGATATATTAGTTTTTCATGGTCATCAAGTTGATTTAATGAATTGTGAATTATGGAAAGTAAGTAGGTTTTTGGTTAGATATGTTTGGAGAATATTGGAGGGATTTGCAGGTTTTAAAGCACCAGTAAGTCCAGCTAATAATTATGGTAAAGGAAGTAAGATTGATGAAATTTTAGAAAGAACTGCAAGAAAAGAAAAAAGAATGCTTATTTGCGGACATACTCATAATGATGTTTTTCCAGAAGCAGGTAAGGGGTTGTATTTTAATGATGGTTGTTGTGTATTTCCATCATCAATAACTACAATTGAAATAGCAAATGCTGAAATATACTTAATTAAATGGAGTGTGGAAGTTGATGATAAAAATAGTTTATATATAAAAAGGAGTATAATAGGGGGACCAGAGAAAATAGAAAAATATTTAGACTATGCAAAGAGATTATAA
- a CDS encoding response regulator transcription factor, producing the protein MKKILIVEDNKELNILLSNIIKEAGYLTKSLYDGLDVIKEFKENKYDMIILDIMLPYKSGDMILKEIRKDYDVPVIIISAKDLTGTKVYMLKNGADDYITKPFNIDEVIARIETNLRRYKNSKTVNEMLYYKDIKLDTRLKRVIVDKNEVNLTVKEYHILELLMKNQERVYSKANLYEIIWESEFLGDDKTIKTHISRLRNKLKEANKDEEYIETVWGIGYRLIKQ; encoded by the coding sequence ATGAAGAAGATATTAATAGTTGAGGATAATAAAGAGTTAAACATATTACTTTCAAATATAATAAAAGAAGCGGGATATCTTACCAAATCGTTATATGATGGATTAGATGTAATTAAAGAATTCAAAGAAAATAAATATGATATGATTATTTTGGATATAATGCTTCCATATAAAAGTGGAGATATGATTTTAAAAGAAATTAGAAAAGATTACGATGTTCCTGTTATTATTATTTCAGCTAAGGATTTGACGGGAACAAAAGTATATATGTTAAAGAATGGTGCTGATGATTATATTACTAAACCATTTAATATTGATGAAGTTATCGCAAGAATAGAGACAAATCTTAGAAGATATAAAAATAGTAAAACAGTAAATGAAATGTTATATTATAAAGATATAAAACTTGATACCAGATTAAAAAGAGTAATAGTTGATAAGAATGAAGTTAATCTTACAGTTAAAGAATATCACATTCTTGAATTATTGATGAAAAATCAGGAGAGAGTATATTCAAAAGCAAATTTATATGAAATTATATGGGAAAGTGAGTTTTTAGGTGATGATAAAACTATTAAAACCCATATAAGTAGATTGAGAAATAAATTAAAAGAAGCAAATAAAGATGAAGAGTATATTGAAACTGTATGGGGAATAGGATATAGGTTAATTAAACAATAA
- the ymfI gene encoding elongation factor P 5-aminopentanone reductase → MGKLVGKIAIVTGASRGIGKSIAVELAKEGASVIVNYSKDDAGANKTLEEIKSLGGYAISYKCDIASYEESEKLVQFTINKFGKIDILVNNAGKSNIGLFMDLTKEDMDNLLNTNLIGAMYLTKHIVKYMISRQCGSIVNISSIWGEVGASCEVVYSTTKGGINLFTKSLAKELAASNIRVNCVAPGVIDTKMNAFLQGDDKKALEEEIPMMRFGNPDEIGKIVSFLCSEDASYVTGQIIRADGGYI, encoded by the coding sequence GTGGGAAAATTAGTTGGAAAAATAGCAATTGTAACAGGAGCTTCAAGAGGTATTGGAAAAAGTATTGCTGTAGAGTTAGCAAAAGAAGGGGCAAGTGTTATTGTAAATTACTCTAAAGATGATGCTGGTGCAAATAAAACACTAGAAGAAATAAAATCTTTAGGGGGATATGCTATATCTTATAAATGTGATATAGCTTCTTATGAAGAAAGTGAAAAATTAGTTCAATTTACAATAAATAAGTTTGGAAAAATAGATATTTTAGTTAATAATGCAGGAAAAAGCAATATAGGATTATTTATGGATTTAACTAAGGAGGATATGGATAATTTATTAAATACAAATTTAATTGGGGCTATGTATTTAACTAAACATATTGTTAAATATATGATATCAAGACAATGTGGCTCAATAGTAAATATTTCATCTATATGGGGTGAAGTAGGAGCTTCATGTGAAGTTGTTTATTCTACTACAAAAGGAGGGATAAATTTATTTACAAAATCTTTAGCGAAGGAATTAGCAGCATCTAATATAAGGGTAAATTGTGTTGCACCTGGTGTTATAGATACTAAAATGAATGCATTTTTACAAGGGGATGATAAAAAAGCTTTAGAAGAAGAAATACCAATGATGAGGTTTGGCAATCCAGATGAAATTGGTAAAATAGTTTCTTTTTTATGTAGTGAAGATGCTTCTTATGTAACTGGTCAAATTATAAGAGCTGATGGTGGATATATTTAA
- a CDS encoding ABC transporter permease, whose translation MYNLLIAECMKIKKNIALKMLIIGICVISVTLSLNNIYSIKLCYEDLSQIESYSGAGQFCAALAMRHNFINISILLSVFGAIYICYDFERKLCQSAVYAGCNKLDIFFSKTIIYFIISAVLLLIYSVISTLIPSIIFSDYIKYNSSMILQMIKIYFVSIIYHFARLSPIILIAYFMRKTGITIILWGIVYIAVDKFWQGSVELFPVIDKVYVNTIWQINKCITPNMTYLSAFRVVGVSLMYIIAFVGIAYMLFKREELK comes from the coding sequence ATGTATAATTTATTAATCGCAGAATGTATGAAAATAAAAAAGAATATTGCTCTAAAAATGTTAATTATAGGAATATGTGTTATAAGCGTTACATTATCATTAAATAATATTTATTCAATAAAATTATGTTATGAAGATTTATCTCAAATTGAAAGTTATTCAGGAGCAGGCCAATTTTGCGCTGCTCTAGCAATGAGGCATAATTTTATAAATATTAGTATACTCCTTAGTGTGTTTGGAGCAATATATATATGTTATGATTTTGAAAGAAAGTTATGTCAAAGTGCTGTTTATGCAGGATGTAATAAATTGGATATATTTTTTAGCAAAACGATTATATATTTTATTATATCAGCGGTATTATTATTAATATATTCAGTTATTTCTACATTAATACCAAGTATTATTTTCTCTGATTATATTAAATATAATAGTAGTATGATTTTACAAATGATAAAAATATATTTTGTAAGTATTATATATCATTTTGCTCGGTTATCACCTATAATTTTAATAGCATATTTTATGAGAAAAACAGGAATCACAATAATATTATGGGGGATAGTTTATATAGCGGTTGATAAATTCTGGCAAGGAAGCGTTGAATTATTTCCTGTAATAGATAAAGTATATGTTAATACTATTTGGCAAATTAATAAATGTATAACTCCAAATATGACATATTTAAGCGCATTTAGAGTTGTTGGGGTTAGTTTAATGTATATAATCGCTTTTGTTGGTATAGCTTATATGCTTTTTAAAAGAGAAGAATTAAAATAA
- a CDS encoding ABC transporter ATP-binding protein yields the protein MNNKILEIIKVTKVYKTNSIIRKITNKNSNGIVLENVNFSLEKGKIYGLIGRNGSGKSTLIKIISGLSNTTEGKIRIFGEDDEDNLRQARKTIGFLVEEPALHLGMTAKENMQLFQKIKGISDNSSIDEILKMVNLHDCNKKKVRNFSLGMKQRLGVALALVGNPEILILDEPMNSIDPYGVVEIRNILKKICSERNITMLVTEHDLNNLYLLATDYIIIDKGHIKDEITLEQLKEKCKKYILLHTDEPERMACILEDVLKTTNYRVMPDKSIRLYDYIDDAKLLARTFLDKKILVTNLSYECGTLEDYFLSVVRRA from the coding sequence ATGAATAATAAAATTTTAGAAATTATCAAAGTAACAAAAGTATATAAAACTAACAGTATCATAAGAAAAATAACAAATAAAAATAGCAATGGAATTGTTTTAGAAAATGTGAACTTTTCTTTAGAGAAGGGAAAAATTTATGGACTTATTGGAAGAAATGGCTCTGGAAAAAGTACTCTTATTAAAATAATATCTGGTCTATCTAATACTACAGAAGGAAAAATAAGAATCTTTGGAGAAGACGATGAAGATAATTTAAGACAAGCAAGAAAAACTATAGGATTTTTAGTTGAAGAACCAGCGTTACATTTAGGAATGACAGCGAAAGAAAATATGCAATTATTTCAAAAGATAAAAGGTATATCTGACAATAGCAGTATTGATGAAATATTAAAAATGGTAAATTTACATGATTGTAATAAAAAGAAAGTACGTAATTTTTCATTAGGAATGAAGCAAAGATTGGGAGTTGCGTTAGCACTTGTAGGTAATCCGGAAATTTTAATATTAGATGAGCCTATGAATAGTATTGATCCTTATGGAGTTGTAGAAATAAGAAATATTCTAAAAAAAATATGTTCAGAAAGAAATATTACTATGCTTGTAACTGAACATGATTTAAATAATTTGTATTTATTAGCAACGGATTATATTATTATAGATAAAGGACATATAAAGGATGAAATTACTTTAGAACAATTAAAGGAAAAGTGTAAAAAATATATATTATTACATACAGATGAACCAGAGAGAATGGCTTGTATTTTAGAGGATGTTTTAAAAACAACAAATTATAGAGTCATGCCAGATAAGTCGATTAGATTATATGATTATATTGATGATGCTAAATTGTTAGCAAGAACTTTTTTAGATAAGAAGATTTTAGTTACAAATTTATCATATGAGTGTGGTACTTTAGAAGATTATTTTCTTAGTGTTGTAAGGAGGGCGTAA
- a CDS encoding branched-chain amino acid aminotransferase, translating into MGKKVDIDWGKLGFNYIKTDYRYISIWKDGKWDEGKLTEDNMLKMSEASTVLHYGQSCFEGLKAYTTKEGKIQLFRPDRNAARMNESCDKLLMPNIPEEKFIDACMQVVKANEHFVPPYGTGATLYIRPVVMGVGDNIGVKPASEYIFTVFCMPVGPYFSGGLKPCNFIVQDEFDRAAPYGTGKQKVGGNYAASLEAHKKAVEAGYADCIYLDPATHTKIDEVGAANFIGITKKGEFVTPKSSSILPSITKYSLLYIAEHYLNMPVYEREVFVEKLDEFAEAGACGTAAVITPIGAIDYNEKRFVLHSETEVGPTIKKLYELLSGIQTGDVEAPKGWIYEVK; encoded by the coding sequence ATGGGGAAAAAAGTTGATATTGATTGGGGTAAGCTAGGTTTTAATTACATAAAAACAGATTATCGTTATATTTCAATTTGGAAAGATGGAAAATGGGATGAGGGAAAATTAACTGAAGATAATATGCTTAAAATGAGCGAAGCCTCTACTGTTCTTCATTATGGTCAAAGTTGTTTTGAAGGATTAAAAGCTTACACAACAAAAGAAGGAAAAATACAATTATTCAGACCAGATAGAAATGCTGCTCGTATGAACGAAAGTTGTGATAAACTTCTTATGCCAAATATACCTGAAGAAAAATTTATAGATGCATGTATGCAAGTAGTAAAAGCTAATGAACATTTTGTTCCACCATATGGAACTGGTGCTACTTTATACATTAGACCTGTTGTAATGGGTGTTGGTGATAATATAGGAGTAAAACCTGCATCTGAATATATTTTTACAGTATTTTGTATGCCAGTAGGACCTTATTTCTCTGGTGGATTAAAACCTTGTAACTTTATAGTTCAAGATGAATTTGATAGAGCTGCACCATACGGTACTGGTAAACAAAAAGTTGGTGGAAATTATGCTGCATCTCTTGAAGCTCATAAAAAAGCTGTTGAGGCTGGATATGCAGATTGTATTTATTTAGATCCTGCTACTCATACAAAAATCGATGAAGTTGGAGCTGCAAACTTTATAGGAATAACTAAAAAAGGTGAATTTGTAACACCTAAATCTTCATCTATTTTACCTAGTATCACAAAATATTCTTTACTTTATATAGCTGAACATTACTTAAATATGCCAGTATATGAAAGAGAAGTTTTTGTTGAAAAATTAGATGAATTTGCAGAAGCAGGTGCTTGTGGTACTGCTGCTGTTATTACTCCAATAGGAGCCATTGATTATAACGAAAAGAGATTTGTATTGCACAGTGAAACTGAAGTCGGACCTACAATCAAAAAATTATACGAACTACTTTCAGGAATTCAAACGGGTGATGTTGAAGCTCCTAAAGGATGGATATACGAAGTTAAGTAG
- a CDS encoding DUF1256 domain-containing protein → MWFHKKRLLRIKIAQAKVPVYGSNTINAINVTNRITKIRNVHPYSIIVAIDAAICDKDKIGKTNIRKG, encoded by the coding sequence ATGTGGTTCCACAAAAAAAGATTACTAAGAATTAAAATAGCTCAAGCTAAAGTTCCTGTTTATGGGAGCAACACTATTAATGCCATTAATGTGACCAATAGAATAACTAAAATTAGAAATGTTCATCCATATAGTATAATAGTGGCTATTGATGCTGCTATTTGCGACAAGGATAAAATAGGAAAGACTAATATAAGAAAAGGATAA